The Siniperca chuatsi isolate FFG_IHB_CAS linkage group LG9, ASM2008510v1, whole genome shotgun sequence genome includes a region encoding these proteins:
- the rbm12ba gene encoding RNA binding motif protein 12Ba isoform X1, with product MRLNTIWPGVKMTIILRLQGLDVKAGTEDIRAFFERVHIPDGGVYIVGGSLREAFIAFTTERDAQLAMRLTGNVLKGSKVTLHISCMEELEHKLKSLLKRKKPSPVQPKVKRPKPSPDASLLPLNAWPHNPNTANPPPTTAQPLNPNTEKVPQPVYPDISNLQLSNANSLDSNTAFLLGICTVLQGIQSSHLRDNSEAAPRFDLPKTDCKVVVSDEVSAPEQTLNSGPGYVRLFGLPATATKEVICHFFRGLTVQEAIVNIKLGLRHCCLVKFANMQDACDALLFNQQSLGPVCVEVRGATEKMWTSAVQECEKALDVGERVKPKQSPLRETANHRQKSTSALQIRWRSVNRLPSKSPKKPRPDGDSTTALSPTMEYIVMVRNLPKKMTKTEIKELFGCPNIAHKNVLHLLDKEGNRTDTAFLFFNRTADYDYAMNLSGCHVGSDAIEVSSITKKMMRDMMAKTKPRSLQHGLKTYIKKKPNKKRKSDSVETPEEAPSMNPDPAAQTCLFVRNMPADVQKSQIKKLFCKYKVKTDNITLLLDSDGKGIGEALVQFKSQKLAELAQRLHGQDFLGAKVLLTSIDVKQTEDILERNV from the exons ATGAGATTAA ACACCATCTGGCCTGGTGTGAAAATGACCATAATCCTGCGATTGCAAGGCCTTGATGTGAAGGCAGGTACTGAAGATATACGGGCATTCTTTGAACGCGTTCACATACCTGATGGTGGAGTGTACATAGTGGGAGGAAGTCTCAGAGAGGCTTTTATTGCATTCACCACTGAGAGAGATGCCCAGCTTGCCATGCGGCTCACTGGAAATGTCCTTAAAGGGTCTAAGGTGACTCTACACATAAGCTGCATGGAAGAGCTGGAACACAAATTAAAGTCATtgttaaagagaaagaaacctTCCCCCGTGCAGCCTAAAGTAAAGAGACCTAAGCCATCTCCAGATGCAAGTCTGCTACCTTTGAATGCATGGCCTCATAATCCCAATACTGCAAATCCACCACCTACTACTGCACAGCCACTCAATCCCAACACTGAAAAAGTGCCACAGCCTGTTTATCCCGATATTTCAAATCTACAACTTTCAAATGCAAACTCACTTGACTCCAATACTGCCTTTCTTCTTGGAATTTGTACTGTCCTTCAAGGTATCCAGTCGTCCCATCTAAGAGACAACAGTGAGGCAGCGCCAAGATTTGATTTGCCCAAGACTGACTGTAAAGTTGTTGTGTCTGATGAAGTGAGCGCACCAGAGCAAACTCTGAACTCAGGGCCAGGCTACGTCAGGCTCTTTGGTCTGCCAGCCACAGCTACAAAAGAGGTCATCTGCCACTTTTTTAGAGGGTTGACAGTACAGGAAGCCATAGTGAACATCAAGTTGGGACTTAGGCATTGCTGCCTTGTGAAGTTTGCAAACATGCAGGATGCATGTGATGCTCTCCTATTCAACCAACAGTCATTGGGCCCCGTCTGTGTGGAAGTACGTGGAGCAACTGAGAAGATGTGGACCAGTGCGGTACAAGAATGTGAAAAAGCTTTGGATGTTGGGGAGAGAGTGAAACCCAAACAAAGCCCTCTTAGGGAAACAGCAAACCACAGACAAAAATCCACCTCTGCATTACAGATCAGGTGGCGATCTGTCAACCGGTTGCCATCTAAATCACCAAAAAAGCCAAGACCTGACGGTGACTCAACAACTGCCCTTTCACCAACTATGGAGTACATTGTCATGGTCAGAAATCTACCCAAAAAGATGACAAAGACTGAAATAAAAGAATTGTTTGGATGTCCAAACATTGCACACAAAAATGTTCTACATCTGCTTGACAAGGAAGGCAACAGAACAGacacagcttttcttttttttaaccgcACTGCGGATTATGACTATGCAATGAATCTCAGCGGCTGCCATGTGGGCTCTGATGCCATTGAGGTCTCATCAATCACCAAGAAGATGATGAGGGACATGATGGCCAAAACCAAACCCAGGAGTCTTCAGCATGGTCTGAAGACGTACATAAAGAAGAAAccaaataaaaagaggaaatcAGATTCAGTTGAGACACCAGAAGAAGCACCAAGCATGAATCCGGACCCAGCAGCTCAGACATGCCTGTTTGTCAGAAACATGCCTGCAGATGTACAGAAAAGTCAAATAAAGAAACTTTTTTGCAAATATAAAGTTAAGACTGATAATATCACCTTACTACTTGACAGTGATGGCAAGGGTATTGGTGAGGCCTTGGTTCAGTTTAAATCACAGAAGCTCGCTGAACTGGCTCAAAGGCTCCACGGTCAGGACTTCCTGGGGGCAAAAGTGCTTCTTACCAGCATCGACGTGAAACAGACGGAAGACATCTTGGAAAGAAATGTTTGA
- the rbm12ba gene encoding RNA binding motif protein 12Ba isoform X2, translated as MTIILRLQGLDVKAGTEDIRAFFERVHIPDGGVYIVGGSLREAFIAFTTERDAQLAMRLTGNVLKGSKVTLHISCMEELEHKLKSLLKRKKPSPVQPKVKRPKPSPDASLLPLNAWPHNPNTANPPPTTAQPLNPNTEKVPQPVYPDISNLQLSNANSLDSNTAFLLGICTVLQGIQSSHLRDNSEAAPRFDLPKTDCKVVVSDEVSAPEQTLNSGPGYVRLFGLPATATKEVICHFFRGLTVQEAIVNIKLGLRHCCLVKFANMQDACDALLFNQQSLGPVCVEVRGATEKMWTSAVQECEKALDVGERVKPKQSPLRETANHRQKSTSALQIRWRSVNRLPSKSPKKPRPDGDSTTALSPTMEYIVMVRNLPKKMTKTEIKELFGCPNIAHKNVLHLLDKEGNRTDTAFLFFNRTADYDYAMNLSGCHVGSDAIEVSSITKKMMRDMMAKTKPRSLQHGLKTYIKKKPNKKRKSDSVETPEEAPSMNPDPAAQTCLFVRNMPADVQKSQIKKLFCKYKVKTDNITLLLDSDGKGIGEALVQFKSQKLAELAQRLHGQDFLGAKVLLTSIDVKQTEDILERNV; from the coding sequence ATGACCATAATCCTGCGATTGCAAGGCCTTGATGTGAAGGCAGGTACTGAAGATATACGGGCATTCTTTGAACGCGTTCACATACCTGATGGTGGAGTGTACATAGTGGGAGGAAGTCTCAGAGAGGCTTTTATTGCATTCACCACTGAGAGAGATGCCCAGCTTGCCATGCGGCTCACTGGAAATGTCCTTAAAGGGTCTAAGGTGACTCTACACATAAGCTGCATGGAAGAGCTGGAACACAAATTAAAGTCATtgttaaagagaaagaaacctTCCCCCGTGCAGCCTAAAGTAAAGAGACCTAAGCCATCTCCAGATGCAAGTCTGCTACCTTTGAATGCATGGCCTCATAATCCCAATACTGCAAATCCACCACCTACTACTGCACAGCCACTCAATCCCAACACTGAAAAAGTGCCACAGCCTGTTTATCCCGATATTTCAAATCTACAACTTTCAAATGCAAACTCACTTGACTCCAATACTGCCTTTCTTCTTGGAATTTGTACTGTCCTTCAAGGTATCCAGTCGTCCCATCTAAGAGACAACAGTGAGGCAGCGCCAAGATTTGATTTGCCCAAGACTGACTGTAAAGTTGTTGTGTCTGATGAAGTGAGCGCACCAGAGCAAACTCTGAACTCAGGGCCAGGCTACGTCAGGCTCTTTGGTCTGCCAGCCACAGCTACAAAAGAGGTCATCTGCCACTTTTTTAGAGGGTTGACAGTACAGGAAGCCATAGTGAACATCAAGTTGGGACTTAGGCATTGCTGCCTTGTGAAGTTTGCAAACATGCAGGATGCATGTGATGCTCTCCTATTCAACCAACAGTCATTGGGCCCCGTCTGTGTGGAAGTACGTGGAGCAACTGAGAAGATGTGGACCAGTGCGGTACAAGAATGTGAAAAAGCTTTGGATGTTGGGGAGAGAGTGAAACCCAAACAAAGCCCTCTTAGGGAAACAGCAAACCACAGACAAAAATCCACCTCTGCATTACAGATCAGGTGGCGATCTGTCAACCGGTTGCCATCTAAATCACCAAAAAAGCCAAGACCTGACGGTGACTCAACAACTGCCCTTTCACCAACTATGGAGTACATTGTCATGGTCAGAAATCTACCCAAAAAGATGACAAAGACTGAAATAAAAGAATTGTTTGGATGTCCAAACATTGCACACAAAAATGTTCTACATCTGCTTGACAAGGAAGGCAACAGAACAGacacagcttttcttttttttaaccgcACTGCGGATTATGACTATGCAATGAATCTCAGCGGCTGCCATGTGGGCTCTGATGCCATTGAGGTCTCATCAATCACCAAGAAGATGATGAGGGACATGATGGCCAAAACCAAACCCAGGAGTCTTCAGCATGGTCTGAAGACGTACATAAAGAAGAAAccaaataaaaagaggaaatcAGATTCAGTTGAGACACCAGAAGAAGCACCAAGCATGAATCCGGACCCAGCAGCTCAGACATGCCTGTTTGTCAGAAACATGCCTGCAGATGTACAGAAAAGTCAAATAAAGAAACTTTTTTGCAAATATAAAGTTAAGACTGATAATATCACCTTACTACTTGACAGTGATGGCAAGGGTATTGGTGAGGCCTTGGTTCAGTTTAAATCACAGAAGCTCGCTGAACTGGCTCAAAGGCTCCACGGTCAGGACTTCCTGGGGGCAAAAGTGCTTCTTACCAGCATCGACGTGAAACAGACGGAAGACATCTTGGAAAGAAATGTTTGA
- the si:ch211-197h24.6 gene encoding uncharacterized protein si:ch211-197h24.6 isoform X1, with protein sequence MDGQASVNQPQPKNGPQSNQKRNARRKQPQHSADIVFTKGTSIQTMPSLSKQLKGVTECIIGLQYVWEYRSPSKSVPPHYQCKLCAVSRLQHDMLAHVKGWKHSFRYLKKVHPDKVTCEEEEAIREPTVRKTIKEVAAGVEKTEGRGQLKVILKEPCEVPAFKGLRSAAPKVLPPPAPGMGLKGPSPFGPRFSDQRFPGEFPPQDGFLSDYPVGEYGEPGFGGYSTRQDFAVSGMDRRPFSDGMGHRPAGDGFGLGGGRDSHERSGLLEKNPGRMYPDEYRGNQMGSSLMDRPMDKPLERPGLMGAAPESSSPPNTLLAYLDSFRIENESDAQLVLKVTQKLTDVLMEYRLRSVSTGSSLNSFSMSSTSFSSTLPSSSNRYSSSFSGPSRYSDAPPRYYK encoded by the exons TGTTCACTAAAGGGACATCTATCCAGACCATGCCCTCTCTCAGCAAACAGTTGAAGGGGGTCACAGAGTGTATCATTG GTCTTCAGTATGTGTGGGAGTACCGCAGCCCAAGTAAATCTGTCCCACCACACTACCAGTGCAAACTCTGTGCCGTCTCCCGCTTGCAGCATGATATGCTTGCCCACGTGAAAGGCTGGAAACACAGCTTCAGATACTTA AAAAAGGTCCACCCTGACAAGGTCACctgtgaagaggaagaggccATCAGAGAGCCTACTGTAAGGAAGACAATTAAAGAAGTTGCAGCTGGGGTGGAGAAGACAGAGGGGAGAGGTCAACTCAAG GTGATTCTGAAGGAGCCCTGTGAAGTACCTGCTTTCAAAGGACTCC GTTCTGCTGCTCCTAAAGTATTGCCTCCACCAGCACCAGGGATGGGACTAAAGGGACCCTCACCCTTTG GTCCCAGGTTCTCTGACCAGAGGTTTCCAGGGGAGTTTCCTCCTCAGGATGGTTTTCTCTCTGACTATCCGGTCGGAGAGTATGGGGAGCCTGGCTTCGGAGGCTACTCGACCAGGCAAGATTTCGCTGTCTCTGGTATGGATCGAAGACCTTTCTCAGATGGTATGGGTCATCGCCCAGCTGGAGATGGTTTTGGACTGGGTGGTGGAAGAGATAGCCATGAAAGGAGTGGACTACTGGAGAAGAACCCAGGCAGAATGTATCCTGATGAGTACCGGGGCAACCAAATGGGGAGTAGCTTAATGGACAGACCAATGGACAAGCCACTGGAGAGGCCAGGCTTGATGGGAGCAGCACCAGAAAGTAGCAGCCCTCCTAATACACTACTTGCATACCTG GATTCTTTCCGGATAGAGAACGAGAGTGATGCACAGCTGGTGCTGAAGGTGACACAGAAACTAACAGATGTGCTGATGGAGTACAGACTGAGGAGCGTATCGACG GGTTCTAGTCTGAACAGCTTTTCAATGAGCTCCACAAGCTTCTCCTCCACACTGCCAAGCAGTAGCAACCGATACTCAAGTAGTTTCTCAG GTCCATCCAGGTACTCTGATGCTCCACCCAGGTATTACAAATGA
- the si:ch211-197h24.6 gene encoding uncharacterized protein si:ch211-197h24.6 isoform X2, which yields MPSLSKQLKGVTECIIGLQYVWEYRSPSKSVPPHYQCKLCAVSRLQHDMLAHVKGWKHSFRYLKKVHPDKVTCEEEEAIREPTVRKTIKEVAAGVEKTEGRGQLKVILKEPCEVPAFKGLRSAAPKVLPPPAPGMGLKGPSPFGPRFSDQRFPGEFPPQDGFLSDYPVGEYGEPGFGGYSTRQDFAVSGMDRRPFSDGMGHRPAGDGFGLGGGRDSHERSGLLEKNPGRMYPDEYRGNQMGSSLMDRPMDKPLERPGLMGAAPESSSPPNTLLAYLDSFRIENESDAQLVLKVTQKLTDVLMEYRLRSVSTGSSLNSFSMSSTSFSSTLPSSSNRYSSSFSGPSRYSDAPPRYYK from the exons ATGCCCTCTCTCAGCAAACAGTTGAAGGGGGTCACAGAGTGTATCATTG GTCTTCAGTATGTGTGGGAGTACCGCAGCCCAAGTAAATCTGTCCCACCACACTACCAGTGCAAACTCTGTGCCGTCTCCCGCTTGCAGCATGATATGCTTGCCCACGTGAAAGGCTGGAAACACAGCTTCAGATACTTA AAAAAGGTCCACCCTGACAAGGTCACctgtgaagaggaagaggccATCAGAGAGCCTACTGTAAGGAAGACAATTAAAGAAGTTGCAGCTGGGGTGGAGAAGACAGAGGGGAGAGGTCAACTCAAG GTGATTCTGAAGGAGCCCTGTGAAGTACCTGCTTTCAAAGGACTCC GTTCTGCTGCTCCTAAAGTATTGCCTCCACCAGCACCAGGGATGGGACTAAAGGGACCCTCACCCTTTG GTCCCAGGTTCTCTGACCAGAGGTTTCCAGGGGAGTTTCCTCCTCAGGATGGTTTTCTCTCTGACTATCCGGTCGGAGAGTATGGGGAGCCTGGCTTCGGAGGCTACTCGACCAGGCAAGATTTCGCTGTCTCTGGTATGGATCGAAGACCTTTCTCAGATGGTATGGGTCATCGCCCAGCTGGAGATGGTTTTGGACTGGGTGGTGGAAGAGATAGCCATGAAAGGAGTGGACTACTGGAGAAGAACCCAGGCAGAATGTATCCTGATGAGTACCGGGGCAACCAAATGGGGAGTAGCTTAATGGACAGACCAATGGACAAGCCACTGGAGAGGCCAGGCTTGATGGGAGCAGCACCAGAAAGTAGCAGCCCTCCTAATACACTACTTGCATACCTG GATTCTTTCCGGATAGAGAACGAGAGTGATGCACAGCTGGTGCTGAAGGTGACACAGAAACTAACAGATGTGCTGATGGAGTACAGACTGAGGAGCGTATCGACG GGTTCTAGTCTGAACAGCTTTTCAATGAGCTCCACAAGCTTCTCCTCCACACTGCCAAGCAGTAGCAACCGATACTCAAGTAGTTTCTCAG GTCCATCCAGGTACTCTGATGCTCCACCCAGGTATTACAAATGA